Proteins encoded within one genomic window of Lepidochelys kempii isolate rLepKem1 chromosome 11, rLepKem1.hap2, whole genome shotgun sequence:
- the LOC140895989 gene encoding antigen-presenting glycoprotein CD1d2-like: protein MLLPLLLLPWAWGALAASPPVPPGSLTLRLLKTIVFHNASSSNMEGLALVGDLETHFLDYSTSSIRFLQPWAHQGLTLKQWQDLETMLHRYLSNFILLMNKVVKDEGEHYPFVTQFSLGCKLHLNGTSRQFCDSAVNGEDFISFNVDLGTWVAQRGDKLALSIRDLINQDKSTSATAQFLLRTTCVSKLQSFVQYGKESLARQERPVAVVFARAPPPAGTPAPLLLVCRVTGFYPRPIRVAWLQDGEEVGPGWRLNSSGILPNADLTYQLRSSLAVGPGDGHSYACRVEHSSLGGQSLLIPWGHSRPWGPGLAVGITLGALAVAAMAVVLWWRIRRGHRDVRPGEPRA, encoded by the exons atgctgctccctctgctgctcctcccctGGGCTTGGGGGGCCCTGGCCG cctcccctcctgtccccccaGGGTCTCTCACCCTCCGGCTGCTCAAAACCATCGTCTTCCACAATGCCAGTTCTAGCAACATGGAGGGGTTGGCCCTGGTCGGGGACCTGGAGACCCACTTTCTGGATTACAGCACCAGCAGTATCCGCTTCCTGCAACCTTGGGCCCACCAGGGCCTGACTCTGAAGCAGTGGCAGGACCTGGAGACAATGCTCCATCGCTACCTGTCCAACTTCATCCTTCTCATGAACAAAGTGGTTAAAGATGAAGGGGAGCACT ACCCCTTTGTTACCCAGTTCTCCCTTGGCTGCAAGCTCCACCTCAACGGCACCTCACGGCAATTCTGTGACTCTGCAGTGAACGGCGAGGATTTCATCAGCTTCAACGTGGACTTGGGCACCTGGGTCGCTCAGCGTGGGGATAAGTTGGCCCTCAGCATCCGGGACCTTATTAACCAGGATAAGAGCACGTCTGCCACGGCTCAGTTCCTCCTGAGAACAACGTGTGTCAGTAAACTCCAGAGCTTTGTCCAGTACGGGAAAGAGTCTCTGGCGAGACAAG AGCGGCCGGTCGCCGTGGTGTTTGCCCGAGCGCCTCCCCCAGCCGGGACCCCCGCGCCGTTACTGCTGGTTTGCCGGGTCACCGGTTTCTACCCCCGGCCCATCCGCGTGGCCTGGCTGCAGgacggggaggaggtggggccgggctGGCGGCTGAACTCCAGCGGGATCCTGCCCAACGCGGACCTGACCTACCAGCTGCGCAGCTCCCTGGCCGTGGGGCCGGGCGACGGGCACAGCTACGCCTGCCGGGTGGAGCACAGCAGCCTGGGGGGCCAGAGCCTGCTGATCCCCTGGG GGCACAGCAGGCCCTGGGGCCCCGGCCTGGCCGTGGGCATCACGCTGGGGGCTCTGGCCGTAGCCGCCATGGCCGTGGTGCTGTGGTGGAGAATACGCAG GGGCCACCGGGACGTCAGACCAGGAGAACCCAGAGCCTGA